The nucleotide sequence AATCTCGAATACCAGCTTTTTCCAACGCCTCCGACAGTTCCGGCCAGATTTCATCATGCCGCCGTTGGTATTCGGCTACATTGCCGGGCTTGAGTTGCATGGTAAAGGCTACTTCTTCCATATGGTTGGGTGAGGTTGAGTGGACGCGGCGGATTTCAGGAAAGTTAGTGCTCTAGCACTTTCTAAGAGCGTCATGCTGAGCTTGCCGAAGCATCTCGCGTGCTGACACCAGATTAGTATGCCAACCTCAGCACGCGAGATGCTTCGGTAAGCTCAGCATGACGTATAGTGGGTTATTAACTACTGCACTTTCGCAGGTTGCGTGGCGGAGGCAGTGGGCGTCAAGGTTACGGGACCTAGCAGGCCCGACTCCTGCGGCGTCCATTTTTCGGCGGTGAACAGGCCTTCGGGGGTGCGGTTTTCCTTGAGCCGGGCGGCTACGTTTACGTTGTAGAATTTCTTGTACTCGACGTGGTTCTTGTCCATGTCGATGATGCGGTTAGCCATGCCATTGCTAACCGTCACGGTCAGGCTGTTGGTGGCTTGCAGTTGCTCTTTGGACACATACACTTGGTAAACTGGCCCGATGAGCGTGCCGAGTTCTTTGCCGTTGAGTTGCACGCGGGCACTCTGCGCCACGCGGCCAAGGTCGAGCAGCCAGCCGGTGCCAGTGCCTTGCGGCGCGGGGAAGGACGTGGTGTAGGTAGCAGTGCCGGAGAACTTCTGGCCCGCTTCGCCAGCCATCGTGGTCCAGGAGTCCAGCTTCTGCGTTTGCAACGGCGCCGGCAGCGTCGGCCCACCTGATACGAAGGCCACCTTCCAGGTGCCGTTGATGGGCTGCGGGGCACCGGCTGGCTTCACGTAGGCATAGGCCGGGCCGGTGGTGCCGGCTTCGTTGGTTTCCAGAATGCATGACTCGCCGGGAGCCAACTGCACGTACACTTCCGGCATTCCCTCCGCGGCAGTCCGGATGGAGGCCATACCGAGCTTTTCGGTCATGGGGTTGTAGAGGGCTACTGATTTGGCGGCGGTTTGCAGCGGCAACCAACCGTCGATAGCCTTGTCGCTCCAGTTGGCCACAAAATAGTAGTGCCCTTTGGCGTGGCGACGGCGCTCGAATTGCAAGCCCGTATCCACCATCTTTTCGCGCTTCACCCCTGCTTGCGTCAACAGTTGGTCTACGTCTTTACCAACCAAGATGCGGCCTTTGCCCACTTGTGCCTGCTGCACGCCGGCTTGCTTGCCGGGGGCCAGCTTGACTTGGGCCAGCAGCTTGCGGAACGCGCTGCGGCGGCTGTCGAGGCTGCCGAGGCCGGGCACGTCGGCGGGCAGTTGGTCTTCCATCACGATGGTGGCCCCGCCTTGCGCCAACTTCACGAGCTGCTGTAAGGTGGGCAGCGGCATCAGGCTGGCGTTGGGGACCAGAACGGTGCGGTAGGTGGCGCCACCGGTTTGCAGCGTGCTACCCACACCTTTCACATCTAGTAATTGCTTGTCGGAAATGTAGTCGAAGCCGTAGCCGCGCTTGAGGAGGGTGGCGCTGGTTTCTTCGATGGGCATGCCTTTGAAGCCGTGGTCGATGCCGTCGAAATGCTGCAAGAGCACCTTGCCGGGCCGCACGTAGGCATCGTACATGGGCAGGTACACCAGCACGTCGTTGGAGGGCTTGCCGGCTTGCATGAATGACTGGCAACGCGCCACGTACTTGTTGAGTTGGCCGAAATCGGGCCAGAACGAGTTGTTGGGGTTGAAATGCACGGCCGCGTAGAAAATCCAGCCGGGCCACGCAGCGGCTTGTGGCGAGTAGTTGGTGCCGTGGTAGAACGTGTGGTTGACGCCGCCGAGCAGCATCCGGTCCAAGGCCTTTTTCGCGTCGCTGAGCTTGGTCAGGAAATGCTCGTTTTCCCACGTGGCTGTCTCTGCCGAGGTGAGCGGCTTACCCGTTACGTGCGCCGCCGACGAAGCAAATTTGATGCGCACCAAATCTTGCCCTTCCGTTTCGGGAATGTCGGTGGCGGCGTACAAATCCAGGATATTGGCGGGCGAGCCGTGCGCTTGGTTGCGGATCAGCGCATCATGCGTTTTCGCCCACGTGGCCCACGTCTTGGTGTAGTTTTCGAGCAGCAGTTCGGAAATAGTTTCCCGGTAGTCTGAGAGCACGCGCTTGTTTTCGTCCTCGGAAGCCTTGCCAAACAACGCCGGCAAGTGCTGACGCAAATCGTAGGCGTGGCGCTTCTGAAATTCAGCAAACAGCTGCGGCGTCCAGTTGCTCTCGCCTTGGGCATCGTCTACCTCATAAGAGTCGTTGAAAAACGCCCGGACGGGTTTCACGTCGCGGCCTTTGAAGGCTTGGTCGAAATAACGCAGGTAGTTGTCGGTGGCGGTTTTCGAGAAGTGGTCGATTACGTCGCCTTCCCCACCAGGACCAGCGCGCTCCACCATCTTGCCATGCCAGCCTTGGAACACGCCGTAAAGCGTCCAGTTACCGGCCGGGGCAGTCCAGTTCAGTTTGCCATCGGCGGCTACTTTGCTGGTCAGATCCAGCGTCTGGCCCTTATCGGAATACGCCATCAGAGCCTGCAACGGCAGCGGCTTCTCGAAGCGCACCTGGTCGAAGGCGCGGAGTTGCAGATCCGGGTTCTTGGTGATGGGCTCTACTAGCTGCTTGATATCAACCCGCGGACCAATAACGCGCAGGATGGGCTGCTGCACAAAGCGCACCGGCTCCTTCAGCTGCTCGCCGCCCTTGAGCGAGTAGGTTTGCGAGGCCACGTACTTGCAGGCGTCTTCCTGCGTCACCCACGGCCCGCCAAACGGCCAGCCGGACGCCTGCGCCATGTCTACGCCCATGCCCAACCGACCTGCTTCCGTGAGCGTGTGCGTAAGCATGTCCATCCACTTCGGCTCCAGAAAGTTGATGAACTGGTTTTCTGCACCCTTCACCCCGTAAATCGTGGTGATTTCCACCCCGCCCAACCCGGCTTGCTGGTACTGCGTGAGCAAGCGCGTCAGGTCCTCTTTGTTGACGGCACTCCCCTCCCACCACCAGCGCGTCCAGGGCTTGGTTTGCTGCGTGATTGCAGGCCAGGCGGGTGCCTGCGCACGGGCGGGCAGTTGTGTTAGCGCAGCGGCGAAAAGCAAGGAAAGAGCGAGTGGTGTTTTCATAAGTCAGAAAGACGAGAGTTCATTGCAATACAGACTATGGCAAGAAGTTAGAAGACTAACTTGCCTCAGATGAGGAGGCATTTGGGGTGGTTGACTGCTCGTTGCGGATGTTGCCAAACTATTTGTCATGCTGAGCGCAGCCGAAGCATCTCGCTCGAATCGTTGAGCAAACGTTAGGGTTTACCACACTAGCGAGATGCTTCGGCTTCGTTGCACTGCGCTCAGCATGACGTTCCTGTAGATTGTTTTGGCGTTAATCAATTGCCTCTATTCTCCTCATCTGAGGGGAACGAGTCTTCTAGCTCTATCTTCTTTCACTCAGTTACGGCTTCATTTAGTTGTAGCCTTGCTGCTTACTTCATCTTGTATATCTCCGTGCCGGCTAACAGGAAGCAACCGGTACCGTAGTCTTCGAAGTCGGGTTTGCTGGTGTAGCTGACGGGTTGGCCGTCTTTGGGCTCTTTGCCGGTGCCCTGCACGTAGCCGAGGAAGCCGTTGGGGTGCACGCATTCCTTGGCCATGGCGGTCCAGGCTTTGGCGATGATGGGCTGGTACTGCTTGGCGTCGAGCAGGCCGTGGTTGAGGCCCCAGGCCATGCCGTAGATGAAAAGGGCCGTGCCGGTCAGCTCTTTGCCGCCGTAGTTGGTCGGGTCGTGGAGGCTGACGTTCCAGTAGCCGTCGGGGCGTTGCAGAGCCGGCAGGGCCTTCATCATGCTGAGGTACATCTGCTCGTATTCGGCGCGGTGGGGGGCGTCTTTGGGCATGATGTCGAGCACGCGGACCAAGGCGGCTACCACCCACCCGTTGCCGCGGCTCCAGTAGCAATCCTCGCCGTTGGGCTCTTTATAGGGCGGCACGAAGTCTTTATCGCGCCACCATAATTGGTCTTGCGGATTGTAGAGGCCGTTGCCGCCGTGCACGGTTTTCGAGTAGTTGTAGATGCGGTACATCTTCTCGTAGTAGGCGGTATCCTTGTAGAGTACGCCGAGGCGGGCGTACACGGGCATGGCCATTTGCAGGGCGTCAATCCAGTTCCAATCGTCGACTTTAGGCGTTTGCACCATGTTGTCGATGCTGGCCTTGATGTCGCGGATGCGCTCCGGCTTGGGGTCGATGTTGTAGAGGTCGATGTAGGTTTGGCCGCAGGCTTGGTTGTCGGCGTTGCGGTCGGTGATGCCGTTGCGGATGCCCCATTGGTGCTTGGTTCCCCAATCGACGGCGTAATCGTAGTAGCGCTGCTGCTTATCGATGCCGTAGAGGGCCATCAGGCCTTCGTAGTACACGGCGCGGGTCCAGATGTGGCTCGGGCGGAGCTTATTGGTCATGATGTCTTTGCCCGGATCGGGCCAGAGCTTCATGAAGTAGTCGTTGGTTTGCCGCATGGTTTTCAGCACCGCTTTCTTGTTTGGCATCTTCTGCCCCGAGACGCTCACCGAGGACGCAATCAGCAACCCTACCAACAGGGTTTTCCAGCTTAGGAAATGGTTTTTCAAAACACTCGATTTCACTTTTAGCATTGTTGAATGGGCTTGTGTAGCTGCTGCTTAGTGGTGGGTAGCGAAGAACAATTCCAAGAAGGCGAATCTGCCCGCGCTAGCCCTCCTGTACTCTTCCGTTACCCCACCCCCGGCCCCTCCGGGAGAGGGGTGCCAGACGCAGGATGTTACAGAACGCACCCCTCTCCCGGAGGATGCTGCGCATCAAGCAGCGAGGGCCGGGGGTGGGGTTAAAATAGCTCGTCTTTGGCTGGGGCCTTGTAGGGCTGGGGGGTGGCGTTGGATTTGGGGAGGCCGAAGAAGAAATAGAGGGTGCGTTTTGAGGGGCCGCTGACGTGGTTTAGTTCACTGTTGGGGCCGAGGTTTTTGGTGTTGGCGTCGATGTTGAGGGCCAGCTTGGTGCCGAGCGGTGGAATGGTTTCCAGGAACGACAAGTTGCCGACGGGCAGCGACGGGTAGGGCTTCACGCCAGACAAGCCGTAGAAATCGAAGAGGCGCACAAACAACCCTTTGTCGGGGCTGGCGACCAGGAATTTGCCTTCCACGGTGTTCATTTCCATCCAAGTGATGTCGGCGAAGTATCCTTTGAACTCGGGGTAAATCCAGGGGGCGGCGCCGGTTTGGGTGTTGTTGTAGGCGTTTTCCCACACACTTTCGCCTACGCCCTGCATGCGGTTTTTCCAGACGCGGTACGGGCCTTTGCCGAGCCACTTGGCGCCGAGCACGTAATTTTCGGGGTAGGTGAAGCTGATGCCGGTGAAGGGCAGGTCGCCGTTCACGGCGTACTCGTAGTCGAGGCGCAACCAGCCGTTGCCGTCCATCTTCCAGCGTACCGATTTCAGGTCGCCTTGGTAACTCATTTCCACTACCTCGCCGTCGGGCTCGGTGCGGCGCTTCAAACTGGTGAAGGTGGCGTTACCGCTTACCAGAACGGGGCCTTTGCCGAAGCTGAGCTTGTCGCCGCTGTTGCCTTTCACGTCCTGGATTTCACCGGTTTTCTTGTTGAAGCTAACCGTGATGCCGGCGGCTTGCAGCGTGAGGGTGCTGTCGGTTTCGGTGGCGGCTACGGTTGGTTGCTTTTCCGTGCCGGGCAGAATGTTGCGAAGCAAGCGGGTGTTGTCGCCGGTTTTCCAGGTCCATTTGTACACCAGGTTTTTCTGCGGGTCGAAGGCCGAGAGTACTAGGGCATCATAGTCCTGCCAGTTTTTGGGCAGCTTGAGCTTCAACTCGCCCTGGCCTAGCGGTGCTACTTTCGGCGAGGTAGCGCGGCTTTTCTGGAGCGTAGTCGAGCCGGTGAATACTTCGCCCGGCTGGCGGTAATTCACCAATTCCCACTGGAAGAAGCACTCATTCAGGTTGTTGTAGTGGTAGCGGTTTTCCACCGGAATAGTGCCCTTGAACTTGGCGGGCAATTCCTTCATGTCAATCTTGATGGGCGAGAAAATCTCGCGCAGAGCGTAGAAACTACCCTCCTTTTCGCGGTGCGGACCTACCACGCCGTCGGGCGCATTCACGCCGTTCACGTCGATGATGTTGTTCTGATCTGTGCGCACGATGCCTTCGTCTACCAAGGCCCACAGGAAGCCGCCGCCGGAGCGTTGCGACTTCCAGTGCAGGTCCCAAAAGTCGGCCAAACCCACGGCGGCCCCGCCGTCGTCCTGCGCGTGCAGGAATTCGGTGGGCATATAAATCAAGGAATCGGCGAGGATTTTTTGGGTGCTGTAGTAGTTCTCGTAGTGGTTGCAGTCGATGCCGTTGAAGGCGTTGCCGGGGCGGTGGTGGGCGTGGATGACGGGGCGGTTCGAGAGGTCGTAGCGGCCGTAGTCGTCGTCCAGTTCCTTGTTGGTGCCGCCTTCGTTGCCGTTGCTCCAGAAGATGATGCTCGGGTGGTTAACGTCTTTTATCACCATTTCGCGCACCAGCTTCTCCCCTACTTTGGTGCCGTAGGCCTTTTGCCAGCCGGCCAACTCATCGAGCACGTAGAGGCCGAGCGAGTCGCAGAGGTCCAGAAACTTGGCATCGGGTGGGTAGTGCGACATGCGCACGGCGTTCATGTTCATTTCCTTGATGAGCTTCACGTCCATCAAGTGAATTGAGTCGTTGAGGGTGCGGGCCGTTTCGGGCCACCAGCTGTGACGGTTGATGCCCTTCATCTTCACCTGCGTGCCGTTCACGTAGATGCCCTTGCCGCGCCGGATTTCGATGGTGCGGAACCCGAACTTCTCGGTGGTTTGGTAGAGCGTCTGGCCGCCCGCTTCCAGCCGGATGTTGGTGCGGTACATGTTCGGCTTCTCGGAGTTCCAAAGCAGCGGCTTGCTAACCGTGGTGCTGAGCTTCACCAGCGTATCGTTGGCGGCCGCGCGGCCCTGGGCAGTACCCACCACCTTGCCTTGTGCGTCCAGAATATCCGCCTTCACGTCGGTGGCTTGGCGCAAACCTTTGAGGGCGACATTGACGGCAAACGTACCGTCGGCGCGGGCATTGATGGCGGTATGCGGGATGAACTGCTTAGGATACGCTTCCAGATACACGGGCCGGAAAATGCCGCCAAACACCCAATAGTCGGCGAGGCGCTCGGCATTGTTCACGGTCGGTTCCGCCGACATCTTGCTGACAGTTATTTCCAGCAGGTTATCCTGGTCGTACTTCAGCTTGTCGGTGAGGTCGTACTTGAAGCGGTAGAACGCGCCCTGGTGAATGGGGCCGGCTAGCTGGCCGTTTACCTTCACTTCGGTATCGGTCATCGACCCCTCAAACACGATATACACCTGCTGGCCTTGCCAAGCGGCGGGCACCTTGAACTGATGCTTATACTGACCTTTCTCGTCGGCGAAGCGGAAATTCTTGCCGTAGGTTTTGTAGTCGCGGCCGTAGTTGTAGCTGCCAAAACCCTGCTGCTCCCAACTCGAAGGCACCTGAATGGTGGTCCAGGCGCCACTGCGGCGGCCGCCGGTGCAGTAAAAATCCCAGGTTTTGGTGTGGATGTTGTCGGTGCCGGAGAGGTACTGTACCTGCTTGCGAGCCGACGTTTGGGCCGCGGCCGGCGCGGACCAGAACAACGCGGCGCAGGCCAGCCAAGACAGTAGATTGGTCTTCATAGAAGATGATTCAAGGAAGTCGAGGAGTTCATTATCGTCCCAACTTACCATGGAATTTTTCTATCAGTAACCTGTAGTATCCTGCTTTTACCGACAATGGGATACCGACGTACCATTTGGCTTTAGCTGAACAGGTTTCGGTATCAGGCAGATACTCCCAAACCCAAAGCACTCCGCAGACACTCTATTCTTCTATGCGGCCCCTGAAGTTTAACCTAAGCGCAGGCTACGCATAGCCATGCTACCGCAAGCAGCACCCGGGCTATCTAGCTGAACACTCCCTCACTATTTACGCTACCTTGGTGGCCCCGACAGTTACAATCGTAGTCACTTTCTCGGTCGTTTATGCACCATACGCTACTGCTTTGCCTTGGGCTACTCCTAGCTATCTGCTTGCTTTTTACTTTGAGCCAGCGCTTACGCGTCCCTTATCCTATTCTGCTGGTACTGGCGGGGTTGGCTATCAGCTTCATTCCTGGTCTTCCCTTATTAGAGGTGGAACCAGACCTCATTTTCCTGATTTTTCTACCACCGCTTCTCTACGAAGCTGCCTGGTTCACTTCCTGGAAAGACTTTTGGAAATGGCGCCGAATTATCAGCTTTCTGGCGTTCGGCTTGGTATTCCTCACGTCCGGCATCGTGGCGTACGTTTCGTGGGCCGTGATTCCGGGCTTCACGTTGGCGTTGGGCTTTCTATTAGGCGGTATCGTGTCGCCCCCTGATGCGTTGGCAGCAACGTCGGTTATGCGTGATATGTCGCTACCGAGGCGCATCACCGCTATTCTGGAAGGGGAAAGTTTGGTGAATGATGCTTCCAGCTTAATCGTGTTTCGGTTTGCCTTGGCGGCGATATTGTCTGGCTCGTTTGTGTGGCAGCAGGCCGCGGGCAGTTTTCTGCTCGTCACGCTGCTTGGTATTGCCGTTGGCCTGGCCGTAGGAGTGGTGTTCTACACAATTCACCGCTGGCTGCCTACCACGCCTAGCACTCATACCGTTCTGACGCTGGTTACCCCTTATGTGATGTACGTAACGGCCGAAACGTGGCACGTTTCGGGCGTGATGGCGGTGGTGAGCGGTGGCTTATTTATGTCGTACCATAGCTCGCGCATCTTTTCGCCCATCAACCGGCGGCAGGGCATTAGCACCTGGACCACCGTTGGCTTCGTGTTGAATGGGGCTGTATTTATGCTCATTGGGCTGGAATTGCCCGTTATTACGGGTGCCCTAGGAGGCTATTCCAAACTCGAGGCTGTTGGCTACGGCTTGCTGATTAGCGCGGTGGTGATTATCACGCGCCTTGTTGTTGGCATGTTGGGCTCCCCTTTCAGTCATTGGATTAGCCGCTTCATTGAAGTCAGTGATGCCAATCCGGGCTGGCGGGGCCCCCTTGTTGTGGGCTATGCGGGCATGCGCGGGGTGGTGTCCTTGGCGGCCGCTTTATCTATTCCGCTGGTAGGCAATAACGGGCAGCCGTTTCCGGAGCGCAACTTGATCTTGTTCATCACTTTCGTCGTGATTCTGGTTACGCTAGTCGGCCAAGGCCTTACGCTGCCGCTGCTCATTCGCTGGATTGGGGTCGAGGACCGTGATAATCTGCGTCCCGAACACGAGCAGCGCAACACGGCCCGTCATCATCTTACCACCGTGGCCCTGACCCGATTGCGTGCCCTTTATCAACCTCACCAGCGTAACCACAACGGCTTACTTGACACGCTCCAAAAGAAGCTGGAGAAAGATCTGTACTTGATTACGCACCAGATGCAGCCAGTGGACCATCCCCACATCGAGCGCCAGGTAACCGAATACCAGCGCATCTACACCGAGTTGCTGCACGCGCAACGCGAGGAACTGCGCAGGCTCCGCGGCCAGGAAGAGTACAACGACGAGCTAATTCGCCACTTAGAGGCCCATCTGGATCTGGAGGAGGAAAAGCTGACGCTATTTGTTGAAGCACAGCATCAACCAACGCCTCAGACCTTGCACGAGCAGCAACACAACACGTAACGGGTTCACCAGAAATTCCAGTTAACACGCAAAAGCCGCATCAACAACAAGGCAGGCCATTGTAGCTTTCCTTGTCACTGATGCGGCTTTATGTATTGAGGTGGTCGGCTACTTCTTGCCTTTGGCCATTTCCATTTCCACGCTGGCCATGATGAACGGGCCGACGCCTTTGAAGTCATTCTTTTTGATGGGCTCACTCAGGTAGTACTCGTACGAACCGTCGCGGTACGGGTCGCCGCCGAGGCCGCCGACGCTGACCGTGCCGTTCAGGACCAGCAAACCGTTGGGCTCGGTGGCTACGAACTCCTTCACGATGCCTTGGTAGCCTTTCTGAGCCGGGGCGGCAAACTTCTTGTCGAGGTAGCCCATGCGCACGCCTTTGGCCAGCGCGTACACGAACATGCAGGAGCCCGAGGTTTCAATGTAGTTGCCTTTGCGGCCCGCTTGGTCGGTTACCTGCCACCAGCCGCCGGTTTTGGGGTCTTGGTACTTCATTAGCACCGGGGCTAGGCGCTGTAAGTTCTTAATGAGTTGGCCGCGCTGCGGGTGGTCTTTCGGGAAATAGTCGAGCACATCGACTAGGGCCATGGCGTACCAGCCGATGCCGCGGCTCCAGAAGTTGGGCGAGAGGCCGGTGGTTTTGTCGGCCCACTTCTGCTCCTTGCTTTCGTCGTAGCCGTGGTAGAGCAGGCCGGTTTTGGGGTCCACGAGGTGCTTTTCCACTTGCGCGAATTGCAGGGCTACGTGGTCGAAGCCAGCGGGCTGATTGAACAGCTTGCTGTACTCGGCTGAAAACGGCTCGGCCATGTACAGACCATCTAGCCAGATTTGATAGGGGTAGCGCTTCTTGTGCCAGTAGCCGCCTTCCTTGGTGGTGGGCTGGTCTTGCAACTGCTTGTGCAGCAGTTCGGCGGCGCGCTGATACTTCATTTTATCGAGGCCGGGCTGCTGCATGAGCGTAAGCAGCACGCGGCCGGCGTTGATGTTGTCGAGGTTGTAGTCGGCCATCTTGAAGTACTGGATGGACCCATCGGCGGGCAGCGAGTAGTCCATTGTTTTCACGATGTAGTCGAGGTATTTTTTGTCGCCGGTACGCTGCCACACTCGTTCAATCGACTTCAGCATCAGCCCATGCTCGTAGCCCCAACGGGCCGCCCGGTTGCGGCTGGCCGGCACCGAATCGGGGTAGAGATGCATAAATGAATCGGCCATTTGCTGCGACAACGGCAACGAGGTTTTGGACTTGTTCTGAGCGTATAAGCCGGAGCTAAAAGCCACTAGGGCCATCAGCAGGCAGAAACGCAGCATCGTTTTCAACTTCATAGTATTCATCGTGGATTCAACGGTCCAATAGTACGCTTGCAAACACCCGGCCGCATGTAGCTTTTTGGCCTGATTCAGTAGGAAACTAGCAGAATCAGCCAGCACCCGACATTTCTATTCTTTTCCCTAGACTGTCTGAAAAACCGAAGACCGTCATGCTTTGCTGTGCTCTGCATGACGGTCTTCGGTTTATCAAGCACTAACGCTTTAATACTACAACCGCCTTTTTCTTCACGTTTTGGCCGTATTCGATGTCCTTTTTGGCTTTCGAGGCGTCGGTGTTTACTAGGCGGACGTTCTTGGCTTTTTCGGCACCGGATACGCGTAGTAGTACTGTGGCGCCGGGGGCGTACTTGATGTTGTCGAGGGTGATGTTCTGGCTGTTGTGCACTTCCATCACGGGGTCGGTGCTGGTGGGCAACAAGGTCACGTTTTTGAGGCTGATGTTGTCGGCTTCGATGCAGACTAGTCCTTTGTCGCTCTGCAGCACGGCATTTTCGATGCTGATGTCCTTGATGGCCATTTCGGGCAGGCCGCGCACCATAATGCCGGTTTTGGCGCCGTTGCAGGTCACGTTGCGGATCTGGATTTTGCGGAATTGCGGCGTGCTTTCATCCACGGGTTTGGCCGGCGAAACAGGGCGCTCCTTGGAGCCCGCCACCTGCGGCGTGGGGTCCTTAATCATATAGTACATGTCGAACAAGATGGCCTCGCCGGGAATGTCTTTCATATCGATGTCCTGAATGAAGATGTTCTCCACGACGCCCCCGCGGCCGCGGGTGGTTTTGAAGCGCAGCCCGATGTCGGTGCCAATCATGGTAATGTTGCTCACGTACAGGTTGCGCGCCCCGCCCGACATTTCGCTGCCAATCACGAAGCCGCCGTGGCCACGGTACACCTTGCAGTTGCGAATGATGAAGTTCTCGGTGGGCATGGCCCGCTTGCGCCCCTGCTCGTTGCGGCCGGATTTGATGCAAATAGCATCGTCGCCGGCGCTAAATGTGCAGCCTTCCACGATACCGTTTTTGCAGGATTCTAAATCCAGGGCGTCGGTATTGGGCGTGTAGGGGCCGTTGAGCACGTTGATGTTGCGCACGATTACGTCCTCGCTGCGCATGGGGTGCACGGTCCAGGCGGGTGAGTTCTGGAACGTAACGCCCTCAAAGAGCAGCCGCTTGCACTGGTCGAGCACCAGGAAATCGGGCCGCAGATAATCCTTGATGTCCTCGAAATCCTTGATTTCCGATTTCTCCTCGGTTATCACGCCGGCTTCCTTCACGGTAGTGCCTTTCAGGCTTTGGGCCGAGGGGTACCACCGGTCCTGCTTCTCGTTCAAGAAGCCGCCCGAGGCCACTAGCTGCTTCCACTCGCCTTCCGTGGAGCGGCCTTTTTGCACCATCCACCACGCTTCGCCGGCCCCGTCGAGGATGCCTTTGCCGGTTATGGCTACGTTTTCTAGGTTCTTGCCGTAGATCAGGGCTTGGTTGCGCACGGCATCGAGGCCCTCCCAGTTGGTTTTGTGGAGTTTGTAGTCAGCGCGGTTGTCGCTGAACTGGACTAGGGCTCCGGCCGCAACGTGCAGGTTTACGTTGCTGCGCATCTCAATCGGGCCGGTTAGCCACTGCCCGCGCGGCACGAGCACCACGCCCCCACCCTTCTGGCTGCATTCGTCTATGGCTTTCTGAAAGGCCGCGGTGTTTGACGTTAGGGCATCGGCTACTGCGCCGTACTTGGCAATGGAAAATGTATCAGCGCGAAACGAAGTGGTTTTGACGGGTGGCAAAGCGGATTGCTGAGCCACGGCCACGCCAGGTAAGCTAAGTAAGGAGAGAAAGGCAAGGGACTTTATCATACTACTAGGTGGAAACAGGAGGATTATCGAGCCTAAAGCAAAAGCTAGAGCATTAGCTTTTGCCCAATATTACTTACGGCATCTTGCTAAGTCCTTCCCAGCGCACTTTCCAGCCTTTCGGGATGCCGGGGTTTTCTTCTTTGCAGCCGTCGTAGCCGGCGCACATGAGAGCCACAGCCGAGAGCAAGCCGCCGTTGCCGGGCAGGTAGATGGGCAGGCGGTCTTCCTGATAGTTGTGGCCGCTGGGCAAGTAGGTGTTCTTCTGCACCTTCATTAACAGGGCGTCCACGGCTTTGTCGGGCATGCCCAGGCGGGTGGCCGTCATGGAGGTCATCGGGAAGTCCCAGCCC is from Hymenobacter tibetensis and encodes:
- a CDS encoding glycosyl hydrolase, coding for MKTPLALSLLFAAALTQLPARAQAPAWPAITQQTKPWTRWWWEGSAVNKEDLTRLLTQYQQAGLGGVEITTIYGVKGAENQFINFLEPKWMDMLTHTLTEAGRLGMGVDMAQASGWPFGGPWVTQEDACKYVASQTYSLKGGEQLKEPVRFVQQPILRVIGPRVDIKQLVEPITKNPDLQLRAFDQVRFEKPLPLQALMAYSDKGQTLDLTSKVAADGKLNWTAPAGNWTLYGVFQGWHGKMVERAGPGGEGDVIDHFSKTATDNYLRYFDQAFKGRDVKPVRAFFNDSYEVDDAQGESNWTPQLFAEFQKRHAYDLRQHLPALFGKASEDENKRVLSDYRETISELLLENYTKTWATWAKTHDALIRNQAHGSPANILDLYAATDIPETEGQDLVRIKFASSAAHVTGKPLTSAETATWENEHFLTKLSDAKKALDRMLLGGVNHTFYHGTNYSPQAAAWPGWIFYAAVHFNPNNSFWPDFGQLNKYVARCQSFMQAGKPSNDVLVYLPMYDAYVRPGKVLLQHFDGIDHGFKGMPIEETSATLLKRGYGFDYISDKQLLDVKGVGSTLQTGGATYRTVLVPNASLMPLPTLQQLVKLAQGGATIVMEDQLPADVPGLGSLDSRRSAFRKLLAQVKLAPGKQAGVQQAQVGKGRILVGKDVDQLLTQAGVKREKMVDTGLQFERRRHAKGHYYFVANWSDKAIDGWLPLQTAAKSVALYNPMTEKLGMASIRTAAEGMPEVYVQLAPGESCILETNEAGTTGPAYAYVKPAGAPQPINGTWKVAFVSGGPTLPAPLQTQKLDSWTTMAGEAGQKFSGTATYTTSFPAPQGTGTGWLLDLGRVAQSARVQLNGKELGTLIGPVYQVYVSKEQLQATNSLTVTVSNGMANRIIDMDKNHVEYKKFYNVNVAARLKENRTPEGLFTAEKWTPQESGLLGPVTLTPTASATQPAKVQ
- a CDS encoding glycoside hydrolase family 88/105 protein; its protein translation is MPNKKAVLKTMRQTNDYFMKLWPDPGKDIMTNKLRPSHIWTRAVYYEGLMALYGIDKQQRYYDYAVDWGTKHQWGIRNGITDRNADNQACGQTYIDLYNIDPKPERIRDIKASIDNMVQTPKVDDWNWIDALQMAMPVYARLGVLYKDTAYYEKMYRIYNYSKTVHGGNGLYNPQDQLWWRDKDFVPPYKEPNGEDCYWSRGNGWVVAALVRVLDIMPKDAPHRAEYEQMYLSMMKALPALQRPDGYWNVSLHDPTNYGGKELTGTALFIYGMAWGLNHGLLDAKQYQPIIAKAWTAMAKECVHPNGFLGYVQGTGKEPKDGQPVSYTSKPDFEDYGTGCFLLAGTEIYKMK
- a CDS encoding glycoside hydrolase family 2 protein translates to MKTNLLSWLACAALFWSAPAAAQTSARKQVQYLSGTDNIHTKTWDFYCTGGRRSGAWTTIQVPSSWEQQGFGSYNYGRDYKTYGKNFRFADEKGQYKHQFKVPAAWQGQQVYIVFEGSMTDTEVKVNGQLAGPIHQGAFYRFKYDLTDKLKYDQDNLLEITVSKMSAEPTVNNAERLADYWVFGGIFRPVYLEAYPKQFIPHTAINARADGTFAVNVALKGLRQATDVKADILDAQGKVVGTAQGRAAANDTLVKLSTTVSKPLLWNSEKPNMYRTNIRLEAGGQTLYQTTEKFGFRTIEIRRGKGIYVNGTQVKMKGINRHSWWPETARTLNDSIHLMDVKLIKEMNMNAVRMSHYPPDAKFLDLCDSLGLYVLDELAGWQKAYGTKVGEKLVREMVIKDVNHPSIIFWSNGNEGGTNKELDDDYGRYDLSNRPVIHAHHRPGNAFNGIDCNHYENYYSTQKILADSLIYMPTEFLHAQDDGGAAVGLADFWDLHWKSQRSGGGFLWALVDEGIVRTDQNNIIDVNGVNAPDGVVGPHREKEGSFYALREIFSPIKIDMKELPAKFKGTIPVENRYHYNNLNECFFQWELVNYRQPGEVFTGSTTLQKSRATSPKVAPLGQGELKLKLPKNWQDYDALVLSAFDPQKNLVYKWTWKTGDNTRLLRNILPGTEKQPTVAATETDSTLTLQAAGITVSFNKKTGEIQDVKGNSGDKLSFGKGPVLVSGNATFTSLKRRTEPDGEVVEMSYQGDLKSVRWKMDGNGWLRLDYEYAVNGDLPFTGISFTYPENYVLGAKWLGKGPYRVWKNRMQGVGESVWENAYNNTQTGAAPWIYPEFKGYFADITWMEMNTVEGKFLVASPDKGLFVRLFDFYGLSGVKPYPSLPVGNLSFLETIPPLGTKLALNIDANTKNLGPNSELNHVSGPSKRTLYFFFGLPKSNATPQPYKAPAKDELF